A single genomic interval of Saccharomyces eubayanus strain FM1318 chromosome IV, whole genome shotgun sequence harbors:
- the CRD1 gene encoding cardiolipin synthase: MLPICSRSALLWRTIPSRASYNVLSGLTRRIQVKSQLQYRIFSAHAKRDLATVPTKPPNKNALLNIPNILTLSRIACTPFIGLFIITNNLTPALGLFAFSSITDFMDGYIARRYGLKTVAGTILDPIADKLLMITTTLALSVPSGPQIIPVSIAGIILGRDFLLAISALFVRYSTLKLKYPGRVKWNSYWDFIHFPSAEVEPSQLSKWNTFFQMIYLGTGVLLLLYEKQASDEETDETFEKRRELFQNVFTYLGYITAMTTVMSGASYALKRNAVKLLK; the protein is encoded by the coding sequence ATGTTGCCTATTTGTTCACGCTCTGCGCTGCTTTGGAGAACTATACCGAGCAGGGCATCCTATAACGTATTGTCAGGGCTAACTAGACGTATTCAAGTCAAATCTCAATTGCAATACCGTATTTTCAGCGCACACGCCAAGAGAGATTTGGCTACAGTCCCAACTAAACCTCCCAATAAAAATGCCTTACTCAATATTCCCAATATTTTGACTTTATCTCGAATAGCTTGTACACCCTTTATTGGACTTTTCATTATAACGAACAATTTAACCCCAGCACTGGGCCTTTTTGCATTTTCCAGCATCACTGATTTCATGGATGGGTATATCGCGAGGAGATACGGCCTCAAAACTGTTGCAGGGACAATATTGGACCCGATCGCGGATAAACTACTCATGATTACCACAACCTTGGCATTATCTGTACCATCGGGCCCTCAGATTATACCAGTATCCATTGCAGGAATCATCCTGGGGAGGGATTTTTTATTGGCGATAAGCGCCTTATTTGTACGATATAGTACTTTGAAGTTGAAATACCCTGGTCGTGTGAAATGGAATTCGTATTGGGATTTTATCCATTTTCCCAGTGCTGAGGTAGAGCCTTCCCAACTATCGAAATGGAAcacttttttccaaatgatATATCTTGGAACTGGTGTATTGTTACTTCTATATGAAAAGCAAGCAAGCGACGAGGAAACGGATGAGACCTTtgagaagagaagagaacTTTTTCAGAATGTTTTTACTTATCTAGGATATATAACCGCAATGACTACAGTCATGAGCGGAGCATCCTAtgcattgaaaagaaatgcCGTCAAGCTTCTAAAATAG